In the genome of Paramormyrops kingsleyae isolate MSU_618 chromosome 5, PKINGS_0.4, whole genome shotgun sequence, the window TGTGGAAAAAGTCTATAAAAATATTAGTATACAGAATTACATACAAACTCAGGATAAAAGTATTTAGTATTGCCATTATTTGCCTCTTAAGAGGTTAGAGAACTAAACTTTCTTCAGATAAAACCCAATTTTGTCTGTCCTTAACCAGGTACAACCCCATGTTTTGGGTGATACAGAAATGGAAATTCTGAGTGCAGATCCTTAACTTTAAACTTGCTTAATTGCACCTTGAATCAACCTCAAGACATCTGAGTCCAGCATTTAGGTGCTGCTAGTTGTGGGGGTTCTGCCTAGAGAGATCTTCCAGATGCAGTGAATCCAATAAAGTATTAATCTTATTTGTATAGCCTAAATTTCAGTGTCACTGTAAAATTACAATGAGAACCATAATGTCAGAATTGTTGGAGAGAGTGTTgagtataaataaatacaataattagtaattCTGCATTGTAGCTCCTTTTTTAAACCACGATGTTTTATCTTTTCTAACCTTCAGAGAAGGCCAGGATTGTGACAGCAGAGGAAGGAAAGTCAATTACTGTCAAATGCTCGACGACCAAAAATGCCGAGTCGATGCATTTGTACCGAAGGATGGAGTTAGAGAAAAAAGTGCTCTATTATTACAGGAACCCTGCTAAATGCAGACCTGAAGATGAGTTTGTAGATAGAGTgaagacagagggagagatggTCAATCTCTCAGTCACTATTACTAACGTAACAGATGATGACTCTGGTCTCTACTGGTGCTCATACAATATGATTCAGGACCTAAATCTGAAGAAGTTCAACAGCAGCTATACTCTGGTTGTAGTAAATGGTAAGTGCTGACAGATCGTTATTCTTTTCATAGTCAAAGCATGTACAGGATATGGGATCACTTGTACAGAATGGTAGTGGAACACTATTCAAACCGTGCTGCTCAAAGCACCA includes:
- the LOC140590851 gene encoding uncharacterized protein; translated protein: MEHSLWHLGGLVLVVMFLVTQATREKARIVTAEEGKSITVKCSTTKNAESMHLYRRMELEKKVLYYYRNPAKCRPEDEFVDRVKTEGEMVNLSVTITNVTDDDSGLYWCSYNMIQDLNLKKFNSSYTLVVVNADLKPCPPAEPVLTPSLWVTTAICAGSVLLLSVVILLICLGPKLKKACGKNKNYNGIYEDMRHPSISRPKP